A single genomic interval of Ruminococcus sp. NK3A76 harbors:
- the mgsA gene encoding methylglyoxal synthase, which translates to MNIALIAHDSKKELMVQFCIAYCGVLSRHNLCATGSTGKLVGEATGLKIQRYLSGSQGGDQQIASRISCNEIDLLLFFRDPISAGIHEPNDMNLLRLCDVHNIPVATNIATAEALIHALERGDLDWRDIVNPTR; encoded by the coding sequence ATGAACATTGCTTTGATAGCTCACGACTCGAAGAAGGAGCTTATGGTGCAGTTCTGTATCGCATACTGCGGCGTGCTGAGCAGACACAATCTTTGTGCTACAGGCTCAACAGGCAAGCTCGTCGGCGAGGCGACAGGGCTTAAAATACAGCGCTATCTCAGCGGCTCTCAGGGCGGCGACCAGCAGATAGCTTCAAGGATATCCTGCAATGAGATCGACCTTCTGCTATTTTTCAGGGATCCTATCTCGGCAGGCATACATGAACCGAACGACATGAATCTTTTAAGACTGTGCGATGTTCACAACATTCCCGTTGCGACAAATATCGCTACAGCAGAGGCTCTTATCCACGCTCTCGAACGTGGCGACCTCGACTGGAGAGACATCGTTAATCCTACAAGATGA
- the ugpC gene encoding sn-glycerol-3-phosphate ABC transporter ATP-binding protein UgpC — MASVSLREIYKKYAGGVIAVSDFNIEIKDKEFIILVGPSGCGKSTTLRMIAGLEEISEGELYIGDRLVNDIAPKDRDIAMVFQNYALYPHMTVFENMAFGLKLRKVPKDEIARKVEEAARILDIAHLLDRKPKALSGGQRQRVALGRAIVREPQVFLLDEPLSNLDAKLRAQMRTEISKLHKRLGTTFIYVTHDQTEAMTMGDRIVVMKDGYIQQIDTPTNLYNSPVNQFVAGFIGSPQMNFIDAKLLKAGDSFLVEFGSEDTKTTQGKKYTIEIPESKAATNREALEELVDQEVILGIRPEAISDEDMVIASATTGKVTATVEVTEMMGAETYLYLTCEGIPLTARVAPRSTARPGDDIEVVLEANKIHIFDKETEKTVIN, encoded by the coding sequence ATGGCAAGTGTATCACTTAGAGAGATCTACAAAAAGTACGCAGGCGGTGTAATCGCCGTATCCGACTTCAACATTGAGATCAAGGACAAGGAGTTTATTATTCTCGTAGGCCCTTCAGGCTGCGGTAAGTCAACAACTCTCCGTATGATCGCAGGTCTTGAGGAGATCAGCGAAGGCGAGCTTTATATCGGCGACAGACTCGTTAACGATATAGCTCCTAAGGACAGAGATATCGCAATGGTTTTCCAGAACTACGCTCTTTATCCTCATATGACAGTTTTCGAGAACATGGCATTCGGCCTTAAGCTCAGAAAGGTTCCGAAGGATGAGATAGCAAGAAAGGTTGAGGAAGCTGCAAGGATCCTTGATATAGCTCACCTCCTCGACAGAAAGCCGAAGGCTCTCTCCGGTGGTCAGAGACAGCGTGTTGCGCTCGGCCGTGCTATAGTTCGTGAGCCTCAGGTATTCCTTCTCGACGAGCCTCTTTCCAACCTCGATGCTAAGCTGAGAGCACAGATGAGAACCGAGATCTCCAAGCTCCACAAGAGACTGGGTACAACATTCATCTACGTTACACATGACCAGACAGAGGCTATGACGATGGGTGATAGGATCGTTGTTATGAAGGACGGCTACATCCAGCAGATAGATACTCCTACAAACCTCTATAACAGCCCTGTTAACCAGTTCGTTGCAGGCTTTATAGGTTCACCTCAGATGAACTTCATCGACGCTAAGCTCTTAAAGGCAGGCGACAGCTTCCTCGTAGAGTTCGGCTCTGAAGATACAAAGACAACACAGGGCAAGAAGTACACCATCGAGATCCCTGAGAGCAAGGCTGCTACAAACCGTGAAGCACTCGAAGAGCTCGTAGATCAGGAAGTTATCCTTGGTATCCGTCCTGAGGCTATCTCTGATGAGGATATGGTCATCGCATCCGCTACAACAGGTAAGGTCACAGCTACTGTTGAAGTTACCGAAATGATGGGTGCTGAGACATACCTCTACCTCACCTGCGAGGGCATCCCGCTCACAGCAAGAGTTGCTCCCCGTTCGACAGCTCGTCCCGGCGACGATATCGAAGTTGTTCTTGAAGCTAACAAGATCCACATCTTCGATAAGGAGACAGAGAAGACTGTTATCAACTGA
- the thrB gene encoding homoserine kinase, producing MIKLQIPATSANLGAGFDALGLALSFYNTAEMEENDVIDIRSLDDTPVPEDEKNLIYISAKDLYEVCGKQLKGLTLRQTNSIPMARGLGSSSACIIAGLVGANKMLGEPLSKDDLVDLAAQIEGHPDNTAPALLGGIVTAVFDGRKVHWVKQEVYTRLKFAAIIPDFELKTEKARACLPKEVSHRDAVYNLSRAALFSASLLTGKFENLKTAVDDRLHQPYRMELIPNVKEVFDIAYTHGAYAAYISGAGPTVMAIADESNTFFAGKLQFSLENAGLGSWRVHELTIDNEGTKLL from the coding sequence ATGATAAAACTGCAAATACCCGCAACAAGTGCAAATTTAGGCGCCGGCTTTGATGCGCTGGGGCTTGCTCTTTCATTCTACAACACGGCTGAGATGGAGGAGAATGATGTTATCGACATCAGGAGCCTTGACGACACGCCCGTGCCCGAAGATGAAAAAAACCTTATCTACATATCCGCAAAGGACTTGTATGAAGTCTGCGGCAAGCAGCTAAAAGGCCTTACCCTGCGCCAGACAAATTCCATACCTATGGCAAGGGGCTTGGGCTCATCGTCTGCCTGCATTATCGCAGGACTTGTGGGGGCTAACAAGATGCTCGGCGAGCCTCTCTCAAAGGACGACCTTGTAGACCTCGCCGCACAGATAGAGGGGCACCCCGACAACACAGCACCTGCACTGCTCGGCGGCATAGTCACGGCTGTGTTTGACGGCAGGAAGGTACACTGGGTAAAGCAGGAGGTCTACACAAGGCTGAAATTCGCAGCTATAATACCCGATTTCGAGCTCAAGACCGAAAAGGCAAGAGCCTGCCTGCCAAAAGAAGTATCGCACAGAGACGCTGTTTATAATCTCTCCCGTGCGGCACTTTTCTCGGCATCTCTGCTGACAGGCAAGTTTGAGAATTTAAAGACTGCCGTTGACGACAGGCTGCACCAGCCCTACCGCATGGAGCTTATCCCCAACGTCAAGGAAGTCTTTGACATAGCCTACACCCACGGCGCATATGCCGCCTACATCTCAGGCGCAGGCCCGACAGTTATGGCTATAGCAGACGAGAGCAACACCTTCTTTGCAGGCAAGCTGCAATTCTCGCTCGAAAACGCAGGGCTCGGCAGCTGGAGAGTACACGAGCTGACGATAGACAACGAGGGAACGAAGCTGCTGTGA
- a CDS encoding NUDIX domain-containing protein, whose protein sequence is MQGYNCIAVIHKNKTDWLMCRRLKDPYKGKLNLVGGKIEPGEDHLEAAYRELFEETGLTKNDITLTRFLTFDYPLDNCYVEVYGGALIDETEVSGDENKLLWVSMSENFFDTENFAGEGNIGHMLEIMKLHYEIDI, encoded by the coding sequence GTGCAGGGCTACAACTGTATCGCCGTGATACACAAAAACAAGACCGACTGGCTTATGTGCAGGCGGCTAAAAGACCCCTACAAGGGCAAGCTGAACCTCGTCGGCGGCAAGATAGAGCCGGGTGAAGACCACCTTGAAGCCGCTTACCGTGAGCTTTTTGAGGAGACGGGGCTTACAAAGAATGACATCACACTCACACGCTTTCTGACATTTGACTATCCGCTTGATAACTGCTATGTCGAGGTCTACGGCGGAGCTTTGATTGATGAGACAGAGGTCAGCGGTGATGAGAACAAGCTGCTATGGGTGAGCATGAGCGAAAATTTCTTTGATACCGAAAATTTCGCAGGAGAGGGAAATATCGGGCATATGCTCGAAATCATGAAGCTCCATTACGAAATTGATATATAA
- a CDS encoding SGNH/GDSL hydrolase family protein, with amino-acid sequence MLKRTLTFILSLLISTSALCACGESSPSSSSGTESSASSVEESSSEPEKLPETDEEWQAAMLDTSLVSYGNTTLIKDKIAKAQAGEKITLGYLGGSITEGYKVKKDECYASLSYNIFKDMFGTGDNVQYCNAGLSGTPSKLGVLRMERDLLVSKPDIVFLEYAVNDGSDFTYQEAYESIVRTLLEQDIAVILLFSVTKDDYSAQDYMKEIGAYYDLPMISYCDALRFLFKNDRLTWKEFSNDESHPNAEGHKLVASMIEHYFKTVTEQPDSGEYKLPDEPNTLLLSYGAKMYEGDALEADELGGWYQGETDVASFTNGWTHRAGESEPIKFTLKGRNVFIIYKEVGSGNYATVEAVYKTDSGTEDSKLVKGVAKGGWGNPQVAQIANSETEQTYEITVSPIAGDEDKAFQILGWAVT; translated from the coding sequence ATGCTTAAGAGAACACTCACCTTTATACTATCACTGCTTATCAGCACATCTGCCTTATGCGCCTGCGGTGAGAGCAGCCCGTCATCATCGTCCGGTACTGAAAGCAGCGCATCTTCTGTGGAAGAAAGCTCGTCAGAGCCCGAAAAGCTCCCCGAGACTGACGAGGAATGGCAGGCGGCAATGCTTGACACCTCGCTTGTGAGCTACGGCAACACAACGCTTATCAAGGATAAGATAGCCAAGGCTCAGGCCGGGGAAAAGATAACTCTCGGCTACCTCGGCGGCTCGATAACCGAGGGCTACAAGGTCAAAAAGGACGAGTGCTATGCTTCTCTTTCCTACAACATCTTCAAGGATATGTTCGGCACGGGCGACAATGTGCAGTACTGCAACGCAGGCTTAAGCGGCACGCCCTCAAAGCTCGGCGTGCTGAGAATGGAGCGTGACCTGCTGGTCAGCAAGCCTGATATCGTGTTTTTGGAATATGCCGTGAATGACGGCTCAGACTTCACCTATCAGGAGGCATACGAGAGCATAGTAAGAACGCTGCTGGAGCAGGACATCGCCGTGATACTGCTTTTCTCGGTGACGAAGGACGACTACTCGGCGCAGGACTACATGAAAGAGATAGGCGCATACTACGACCTGCCGATGATATCCTACTGCGATGCGCTCAGATTCTTGTTTAAGAATGACAGGCTGACATGGAAGGAGTTCTCAAACGACGAATCGCACCCAAACGCCGAGGGTCACAAGCTGGTGGCTTCGATGATAGAACACTACTTCAAGACTGTGACCGAGCAGCCCGACAGCGGAGAATACAAGCTCCCCGACGAGCCCAACACCCTGCTGCTGAGCTACGGTGCAAAGATGTACGAGGGCGATGCCCTTGAAGCAGATGAGCTCGGCGGCTGGTATCAGGGCGAGACTGATGTTGCTTCATTTACAAACGGCTGGACGCACCGTGCCGGCGAGAGCGAGCCGATAAAATTCACGCTCAAAGGCAGAAACGTCTTCATCATCTACAAGGAGGTCGGCTCGGGCAACTATGCGACCGTCGAGGCGGTATACAAGACCGACTCCGGCACTGAGGACAGCAAGCTCGTCAAGGGCGTTGCCAAGGGCGGCTGGGGAAATCCTCAGGTGGCGCAGATAGCAAACTCGGAGACAGAGCAGACATACGAGATTACAGTCAGCCCGATAGCAGGAGACGAGGACAAGGCGTTTCAGATACTCGGGTGGGCGGTGACGTGA
- a CDS encoding pseudouridine synthase, whose amino-acid sequence MRLDKFISSQRTDLSRNDVKALVKKGLVTVDGKKAKKSDMQIDENTACVQVSGEEISYRKFIYLMLNKPQGVVCSTKEGACPTVIDIIPEKYRREGLFPAGRLDKDTEGFVLLTDDGQLAHRMLSPKSHVPKRYFVRLEKPYEQGYAEAFESGMTIDGGEKCLPAEFIPLDKENECEVVLHEGKFHQVKRMFEALGNKVIYLKRIMIGALPLDEALALGEVKEIADITPLEQR is encoded by the coding sequence ATGCGGCTTGATAAATTCATCTCATCTCAGCGCACCGACCTGTCACGAAACGACGTAAAGGCGCTCGTGAAAAAGGGTCTTGTAACCGTTGACGGCAAAAAGGCCAAGAAAAGCGATATGCAGATAGATGAGAACACCGCCTGCGTGCAGGTAAGCGGCGAGGAGATATCATACAGAAAGTTTATATACCTTATGCTCAATAAACCGCAGGGTGTTGTATGCTCTACTAAGGAAGGCGCCTGCCCTACAGTTATAGACATTATCCCCGAAAAATACAGACGTGAGGGGCTGTTCCCGGCTGGGCGGCTCGACAAGGACACCGAGGGCTTTGTGCTGCTGACTGATGACGGCCAGCTTGCCCACAGAATGCTCTCGCCAAAGTCGCACGTTCCAAAGCGCTATTTTGTAAGGCTCGAAAAGCCGTATGAGCAGGGCTATGCTGAAGCCTTTGAGAGCGGCATGACGATAGACGGCGGTGAAAAATGTCTGCCGGCTGAGTTTATTCCTCTTGATAAGGAGAACGAGTGCGAGGTCGTGCTGCACGAGGGGAAATTCCACCAGGTAAAGAGAATGTTTGAAGCGCTTGGAAACAAGGTCATATACCTTAAAAGAATAATGATAGGCGCACTCCCCCTTGACGAAGCTCTCGCCCTCGGTGAGGTGAAGGAGATAGCCGATATCACACCTTTGGAGCAGCGCTGA
- a CDS encoding helix-turn-helix transcriptional regulator — MKDSKTNVNFLAIGEKVKNKRAAMGLSQEKLAELCGVTPSYIGHIERGSRNLSLNTAISISDVLGMSLDYLLLDVKNDKMSVFEGISADLKNHDPIKVENFLNTVKILAANIDNM, encoded by the coding sequence ATGAAAGATAGCAAAACAAACGTAAATTTTTTAGCAATAGGTGAAAAAGTTAAGAATAAGAGAGCTGCTATGGGGCTTAGTCAGGAGAAGCTGGCGGAGCTTTGCGGTGTCACGCCGTCGTATATAGGGCATATTGAACGTGGCTCACGAAACCTGTCGCTCAATACGGCGATAAGCATATCAGATGTATTGGGTATGTCGCTTGACTATCTTCTGCTCGATGTGAAAAATGACAAAATGAGCGTGTTTGAGGGCATCTCGGCAGACCTGAAAAACCATGACCCGATAAAGGTCGAGAATTTCCTTAACACTGTAAAAATTCTTGCTGCGAATATAGATAATATGTAA
- a CDS encoding DUF4830 domain-containing protein, with the protein MFIKTFKVKKKAGAAVLGILLAALIAAAVLIARASSGKADIYTLKTEEDRQAFIAEMGWEADEEYEECKVVLIPENWNDVYTKYNELQKEQGFDLEKYKGRTCEIYSYHIHNYEGYEDSEDVYIDLYICDGVLIGGDVCCTRLDGFMQGLRKA; encoded by the coding sequence ATGTTTATCAAAACATTCAAGGTAAAAAAGAAAGCCGGCGCTGCCGTGCTCGGCATACTGCTTGCCGCACTGATAGCAGCGGCAGTGCTCATAGCAAGGGCAAGCTCCGGCAAGGCGGATATCTACACTTTGAAGACCGAGGAAGACAGGCAGGCGTTCATTGCCGAAATGGGCTGGGAGGCCGACGAGGAGTACGAGGAATGCAAGGTCGTGCTGATACCTGAGAACTGGAACGATGTATACACCAAATACAACGAGCTGCAAAAGGAGCAGGGCTTTGACCTTGAAAAATATAAAGGCCGCACCTGCGAGATATACTCCTACCACATTCACAACTACGAGGGCTATGAAGACAGCGAGGACGTATACATAGACCTCTACATATGCGACGGCGTGCTCATTGGCGGCGATGTCTGCTGCACAAGGCTCGACGGCTTCATGCAGGGGCTCAGAAAGGCCTGA
- a CDS encoding P-loop NTPase — MPNKSTIIAVTSGKGGTGKSSISACLGYALAKQGNRTLIIELDFGLRCMDIMLGMQGNIPYDLGDVIEGTCDVYKATTTVKLASNLSVLCAPSDPFVQLKAEDIEKITTEMRKYFEYIIIDTSAGINGSVFDIVTNSDLILIVTTPDPVCVRDAQMMSDEFYERGNQKQRLIINKASKRIFEFDNIDDLDAIIDTVGVQLLGVIPEDSAIPIATGKGAPLSSSSMGFLAFSAISRRIKGEHIPLSIKA, encoded by the coding sequence ATGCCAAATAAGTCAACCATTATTGCAGTCACCTCCGGTAAGGGAGGTACGGGCAAATCCTCGATCAGCGCCTGCCTGGGCTATGCACTTGCAAAGCAGGGCAACAGAACTCTTATAATCGAGCTCGACTTCGGGTTAAGATGTATGGATATCATGCTCGGTATGCAGGGAAATATCCCATACGACCTCGGTGATGTTATAGAAGGGACCTGCGACGTATACAAGGCTACAACGACTGTAAAGCTCGCATCTAACCTGAGCGTTCTATGTGCTCCGTCTGATCCGTTCGTTCAGCTCAAGGCTGAGGATATCGAGAAGATAACCACAGAAATGAGAAAGTATTTTGAATACATAATCATCGACACCTCGGCAGGTATCAACGGTTCTGTATTTGATATAGTTACCAACTCCGACCTTATCCTTATAGTAACTACTCCTGACCCTGTGTGCGTCCGTGACGCTCAGATGATGAGTGACGAGTTCTATGAGAGAGGCAACCAGAAGCAGAGGCTTATTATCAACAAGGCAAGCAAGAGGATATTCGAGTTTGATAATATCGACGACCTTGATGCTATCATCGACACTGTAGGCGTTCAGCTCTTAGGCGTTATCCCTGAGGACAGCGCTATACCGATAGCAACAGGCAAGGGCGCACCGCTCTCGTCAAGCTCTATGGGCTTCCTTGCATTCTCGGCTATATCGAGAAGAATAAAGGGCGAGCATATCCCGCTTTCGATCAAGGCTTAA
- a CDS encoding zinc ribbon domain-containing protein: protein MAFCRNCGAEQPNNAIVCLSCGCALSPKAAPQSKAGGELVRPQTSKSFKIIVIAFVVILAGLIGITVIYHVSDPERYATNCCEDYLKNVKEKNKGSAMKFSNSQPKLLDSTGNIYYFYVETSSTVMSSTINSGAIIVIRVDGMIKANDYTHIADVPLGDTDKSKLDDQLKIVKQMYDNQSTK, encoded by the coding sequence ATGGCATTTTGCAGAAACTGCGGTGCTGAGCAGCCCAATAACGCAATAGTCTGCTTATCGTGTGGCTGTGCGCTGTCGCCAAAAGCTGCCCCACAAAGCAAAGCAGGTGGCGAACTTGTAAGACCTCAAACAAGCAAGAGCTTTAAAATCATCGTCATAGCTTTTGTGGTAATACTTGCAGGCTTGATAGGAATAACAGTCATTTATCATGTATCAGATCCGGAAAGGTATGCAACAAATTGCTGTGAAGACTATCTTAAAAATGTGAAGGAGAAAAACAAAGGCAGCGCTATGAAATTTTCAAATTCGCAGCCCAAATTGCTTGACAGCACGGGAAATATATATTATTTCTATGTTGAAACATCATCAACTGTTATGAGTTCTACGATCAACAGCGGCGCAATAATAGTTATTCGTGTTGACGGAATGATAAAAGCTAATGACTACACCCACATCGCAGATGTGCCATTAGGCGACACCGATAAATCTAAGCTTGATGACCAACTAAAGATCGTTAAGCAAATGTATGATAACCAATCCACAAAATAA
- a CDS encoding penicillin-binding transpeptidase domain-containing protein, with protein MSCRRSRTLAFIAGAMMTAMPFVGLYTAASAEFDEGNIVTVNIPLSAKSGALLDRKGRPLSYDSESKTLCLLPQLFYSDEAVDNALFCLIESDESIAESFSLPVSAEGEQTGSDDEIKLMQTVTGLDGAKPSELLDRLYDVFRIDKKAENAFAVLCIRYAALLCSDDMLVLCDAPSEKLSKQAQMISQSEPFVTVSSRFIRKYKKISGQAAAPHIVTEYEQQHGTQGSDGYQKTSYRLYNGGIAKHEQSGIDAQDGQDIRLTIDRDMQLKAQSLIKDMISQGRCTAGSVCVVSCKTGGVLSAASAPDFDPGRLAKDYDALSEDAAAPLFDRALMGLYRPGSAMKTITAIAALDAKAIDKDTYLWCGKWYPLGDTMFSCLGYHGYESVQTALRDSCNVFFYKSSQMIGVDKLSAMQQAFGLGKSIDIPLENARGRVVTPGSVAELGIAWSEGLLLQSAIGQSETAVTPLQMAQWAQIIANDGCLKPLTLTDGETKDKKRILKNDYAFTQVKEGMIMAADNIWGEASLSALPYKAAIKTGTPETGSGYNSTVIGFYPADKPEIAFSIVLENSECSYELVRPLLEEWESLR; from the coding sequence TTGTCTTGCAGACGTTCAAGGACGCTTGCGTTCATAGCAGGGGCGATGATGACGGCGATGCCGTTTGTGGGGCTTTATACGGCGGCATCTGCTGAGTTTGATGAGGGGAATATCGTGACAGTCAACATACCGCTGAGTGCAAAGTCGGGCGCTTTGCTCGACCGCAAGGGCAGACCGCTCTCGTATGACAGCGAGAGCAAGACGCTCTGCTTATTGCCGCAGCTTTTCTATTCCGATGAGGCGGTGGATAATGCACTTTTTTGCCTTATAGAGAGCGATGAAAGTATCGCCGAGAGCTTTTCTCTGCCAGTGTCGGCTGAGGGAGAGCAGACGGGCAGCGATGATGAGATAAAGCTCATGCAGACGGTGACAGGGCTTGACGGAGCTAAGCCTTCCGAGCTGCTTGACAGGCTGTATGATGTGTTCCGTATTGATAAAAAGGCCGAAAATGCCTTTGCTGTGCTGTGTATACGCTATGCGGCACTTTTGTGCAGTGATGATATGCTTGTGCTTTGCGATGCCCCGTCAGAAAAGCTCTCGAAGCAGGCGCAGATGATATCACAAAGCGAGCCGTTTGTTACGGTCAGCAGCCGCTTTATCAGAAAGTATAAAAAAATCTCCGGCCAGGCAGCAGCACCGCATATCGTCACGGAATACGAGCAGCAGCACGGAACGCAGGGCAGCGACGGCTATCAAAAGACAAGCTACCGCCTGTATAACGGCGGCATAGCCAAGCATGAGCAGTCGGGGATAGATGCGCAGGACGGGCAGGATATCCGTCTTACGATAGACCGTGATATGCAGCTTAAAGCGCAGTCGCTTATAAAGGATATGATATCGCAGGGCAGGTGTACGGCAGGCTCAGTCTGCGTTGTCAGCTGCAAGACAGGCGGCGTACTAAGTGCAGCGTCAGCGCCCGACTTTGACCCCGGCAGGCTTGCAAAGGACTATGATGCACTTTCCGAAGATGCCGCAGCACCGCTTTTTGACAGGGCGCTCATGGGGCTCTACCGCCCCGGCTCTGCCATGAAGACGATAACCGCTATAGCTGCCCTCGATGCAAAGGCGATAGACAAGGACACCTACCTCTGGTGCGGGAAATGGTATCCTCTCGGAGATACGATGTTTTCCTGCCTTGGATATCACGGCTACGAGAGCGTGCAGACAGCGCTCAGAGACTCCTGCAATGTCTTTTTCTATAAGTCTTCGCAGATGATAGGTGTTGACAAGCTGAGTGCCATGCAGCAGGCGTTCGGGCTCGGCAAGAGCATAGATATCCCCCTCGAAAACGCCCGGGGCAGGGTAGTTACGCCCGGCAGTGTGGCCGAGCTTGGCATAGCGTGGAGCGAGGGGCTGCTCTTGCAGTCGGCGATAGGCCAGTCAGAGACAGCTGTGACCCCTCTGCAAATGGCTCAGTGGGCGCAGATAATAGCAAACGACGGCTGCTTAAAACCGCTCACCCTGACAGACGGCGAGACAAAGGACAAAAAGCGCATACTCAAAAACGACTACGCCTTTACGCAGGTAAAAGAGGGCATGATAATGGCGGCTGACAACATTTGGGGCGAGGCAAGCCTGTCAGCGCTCCCTTACAAGGCAGCAATAAAAACAGGCACCCCCGAGACAGGCAGCGGCTACAACAGCACGGTGATAGGCTTCTACCCGGCAGACAAGCCTGAGATAGCATTTTCTATAGTGCTTGAAAACAGCGAGTGCTCATATGAGCTGGTAAGGCCTTTGCTGGAGGAGTGGGAGAGTCTGAGATAA
- a CDS encoding histidine phosphatase family protein, with translation MTIYFTRHGETEMNLLDHISGVTDCELTKKGRQQAAELAKKCAGAGDIDVIIASPLKRAQDTAAAVSECIGVPVVTDERLTEWDYGEYEDMHRTAEGFAQAKREFGVRMKGGGESLLQLAHRVYSCIDDIRANYPGKTVLCVCHGGVCRIAETYFNDMTTEQFSNFFMGNCELRKYDIR, from the coding sequence ATGACTATCTACTTCACCCGTCACGGTGAGACGGAAATGAATCTGCTTGACCATATAAGCGGTGTCACCGACTGCGAGCTTACAAAAAAGGGCAGGCAGCAGGCGGCAGAGCTTGCAAAAAAATGCGCCGGGGCAGGGGATATAGACGTGATAATAGCTTCCCCCTTGAAGCGTGCGCAGGACACGGCAGCGGCAGTATCTGAGTGCATCGGCGTGCCTGTGGTGACTGATGAGCGCCTTACCGAGTGGGATTACGGCGAGTATGAGGATATGCACCGCACCGCCGAGGGCTTTGCGCAGGCCAAGCGTGAGTTCGGCGTGAGAATGAAAGGCGGCGGCGAGTCGCTTTTGCAGCTGGCGCACAGGGTCTATTCCTGCATCGACGACATAAGGGCGAATTACCCCGGCAAGACGGTGCTCTGCGTATGCCACGGCGGAGTTTGCCGCATAGCTGAGACATATTTCAACGACATGACCACCGAGCAGTTCTCAAATTTCTTCATGGGGAACTGTGAGCTGAGGAAATATGATATTAGGTAA
- a CDS encoding zinc ribbon domain-containing protein: MRCPYCGQENPDGAVFCQCGRPLSLSGGYGNSNQMGGQMGGQMGAPMGGQMGGQMNPFPRQTLDQVKHKKAFNPTPIIVILALLLGAGIFFGVQWYNKKSITNESTWKSYSGEGYSMKAPRNLKKGKMLTPLNDDEELLDFYTSEDIGFDVSVYHYTNSEKTELGSLSAKEYLALVTNGGRRTTKIDGQEINYQVREGKEYIYAGYNRHAANHVSKSDDVYYVEALFPRGDCYYQVNVYCTKSEKSKYEEYLLKMLDSFNA; this comes from the coding sequence ATGAGATGTCCTTACTGCGGACAGGAAAACCCCGACGGCGCTGTTTTCTGCCAGTGCGGCAGGCCTCTTTCGCTCAGCGGAGGGTATGGTAACAGCAATCAGATGGGCGGACAAATGGGCGGTCAGATGGGTGCTCCTATGGGCGGTCAGATGGGCGGCCAGATGAACCCCTTCCCGAGGCAGACGCTCGATCAGGTCAAGCACAAAAAAGCATTCAACCCGACACCTATCATAGTTATTCTTGCACTGCTGCTCGGCGCAGGCATTTTCTTCGGTGTTCAGTGGTACAACAAGAAATCCATTACCAATGAGAGCACATGGAAATCCTACAGCGGCGAGGGCTATTCGATGAAGGCCCCGAGAAATCTGAAAAAGGGCAAGATGCTCACTCCGCTGAACGATGATGAGGAGCTGCTCGATTTCTACACATCAGAAGATATAGGCTTTGACGTGAGCGTTTATCACTACACAAACAGCGAGAAGACAGAGCTTGGCTCACTTTCGGCAAAGGAATATCTTGCACTTGTAACGAACGGCGGCAGGAGGACAACGAAGATAGACGGCCAGGAGATAAACTACCAGGTGCGTGAGGGCAAGGAATACATCTACGCAGGATATAACAGGCACGCTGCAAATCATGTCAGCAAGAGCGATGATGTTTACTATGTAGAGGCACTGTTCCCACGAGGCGACTGCTATTATCAGGTGAACGTATACTGCACAAAGTCAGAAAAGAGCAAGTATGAGGAATATCTGCTCAAAATGCTTGATTCGTTCAATGCATGA